One Thermus sp. CCB_US3_UF1 DNA window includes the following coding sequences:
- a CDS encoding VWA domain-containing protein yields MAFQSPTGLLLGLLLTLVGLLLLFLLERGGRRRLGRLLDPAFAPRPRPLPLPYLLAPFLLLLAAGRPEATLPWRENLTQVVLVVDTSHSMAADDEQPNRLEKAKALAQRFLQGLDPSVKAGLVSFGPQAVLVLSPSTDRGALLEALKGLKPGGNSPLGQGLLQAKRVLRPEGPERDLPEARPPAALLLLSDGAANAGQDPLEAAAELARVDLPIFVRPLGDPRGTVSRIGEGLYFVPADPGRLLRLAQATGGQVLQEDFRALYRALKPHHVWRSRPQELAQALVAAAFLLLGFGAYRELALEGRWP; encoded by the coding sequence ATGGCCTTCCAAAGCCCCACGGGCCTCCTCCTAGGCCTCCTCCTCACCCTGGTTGGCCTCCTCCTCCTCTTCCTCCTGGAGCGGGGGGGAAGGAGGCGATTGGGCCGCCTCCTGGACCCGGCCTTCGCCCCCAGGCCCAGGCCCCTTCCCCTCCCCTACCTCCTCGCCCCCTTCCTCCTCCTCCTGGCCGCGGGCCGCCCCGAGGCCACCCTGCCCTGGCGGGAGAACCTCACCCAGGTGGTCCTGGTGGTGGACACCAGCCACTCCATGGCCGCGGACGACGAGCAGCCAAACCGCCTGGAGAAGGCCAAGGCCCTGGCGCAAAGGTTCCTCCAGGGCCTGGACCCTTCGGTGAAGGCGGGCCTGGTGAGCTTTGGCCCCCAGGCGGTCTTGGTCCTCTCCCCTTCCACCGACCGCGGCGCCCTCCTGGAGGCCCTAAAGGGCCTCAAGCCCGGGGGAAATAGCCCCTTGGGCCAGGGTCTCCTCCAGGCCAAGCGGGTCCTTAGGCCCGAGGGCCCCGAGCGGGACCTGCCCGAGGCCAGGCCCCCAGCCGCCCTCCTCCTCCTCTCCGACGGGGCGGCCAACGCGGGCCAAGACCCCTTGGAGGCGGCAGCGGAGCTGGCCCGGGTGGACCTCCCCATCTTCGTCCGCCCCCTGGGGGACCCTAGGGGAACGGTGAGCCGCATCGGGGAAGGGCTTTACTTCGTGCCCGCCGACCCTGGCCGCCTCCTGCGCCTGGCCCAGGCCACCGGGGGGCAGGTCCTCCAGGAGGACTTCCGAGCCCTCTACCGGGCCCTCAAGCCCCACCACGTCTGGCGCAGCCGTCCCCAGGAGCTGGCCCAGGCCCTGGTGGCGGCGGCCTTCCTCCTCCTGGGCTTCGGGGCTTACCGGGAGCTGGCCCTGGAAGGGAGGTGGCCGTGA
- a CDS encoding MoxR family ATPase: MAWDEEPFQEAGEKLRTLLKEVKRVIVGQDHLLERMLVALLARGHLLIEGVPGLAKTLAVKTLAEAVGGSFRRIQFTPDLVPADLLGTRVYNPKEGEFRTELGPIFAHLLLADEINRAPAKVQSALLEAMQERQVTLGRETYPLPKPFLVLATQNPIESEGTYPLPEAQLDRFLLKVVVDYPAFHEELEIVRRMTTGEEIRVEKVLSLEDLLALSRLADQVYVHPKVAEHAVALVQATRDLGRAGLKDLKPYVAYGASPRASLALVGGAKALALLRGRAHALPEDVRDLFPDALRHRLVLSYQALAEGVGPEAVLQAVLDRFPPPFVPLHDPYGDARSPLGPPGA; the protein is encoded by the coding sequence ATGGCCTGGGACGAGGAACCCTTCCAAGAGGCCGGGGAAAAGCTTAGGACCCTGCTCAAGGAGGTCAAGCGGGTCATCGTGGGCCAGGACCACCTCCTGGAGAGGATGTTGGTGGCCCTCCTGGCCCGGGGCCACCTCCTCATCGAGGGGGTGCCGGGCCTGGCCAAGACCCTTGCCGTCAAGACCCTGGCCGAGGCCGTGGGGGGGAGCTTCAGGCGCATCCAGTTCACCCCGGACCTGGTGCCCGCCGACCTTCTGGGGACCCGGGTCTACAATCCCAAGGAGGGGGAGTTCCGCACCGAGCTGGGCCCCATCTTCGCCCACCTCCTCCTGGCGGACGAGATCAACCGCGCCCCGGCCAAGGTGCAGTCGGCCCTCCTCGAGGCCATGCAGGAACGCCAGGTCACCCTGGGACGGGAAACCTACCCCCTGCCCAAGCCCTTTTTGGTCCTGGCCACACAAAACCCCATCGAGAGCGAGGGCACCTACCCCCTGCCCGAGGCCCAGCTGGACCGCTTTCTCCTCAAGGTGGTGGTGGACTACCCCGCCTTCCACGAGGAGCTGGAGATCGTGCGCCGCATGACCACCGGGGAGGAGATCCGGGTGGAGAAGGTGCTAAGCCTGGAAGACCTCCTGGCCCTCTCCCGCCTGGCGGACCAGGTCTACGTCCACCCCAAGGTGGCCGAGCACGCCGTGGCCCTGGTCCAGGCCACCCGGGACCTGGGGCGGGCCGGGCTTAAGGACCTCAAGCCTTACGTGGCCTATGGGGCAAGCCCCCGGGCCTCCTTGGCCCTGGTGGGGGGGGCCAAGGCCTTAGCCCTCCTGCGGGGCCGGGCCCACGCCCTGCCCGAGGACGTGCGCGACCTCTTCCCCGACGCCCTGCGCCACCGCCTGGTCCTCTCCTACCAGGCCCTGGCCGAGGGCGTGGGCCCCGAAGCGGTCCTCCAGGCCGTGTTGGACCGCTTCCCACCCCCCTTCGTTCCCCTGCATGACCCCTATGGAGACGCCCGAAGCCCTCTTGGCCCGCCTGGAGCTTAA
- a CDS encoding DUF58 domain-containing protein yields the protein METPEALLARLELKVVRPLDGFLFGDYRGVFYGKSLELAEISPFSPGDEAERIDWPATARTGEVHVRRYREERELTLWLLLDGSPSMRFGSRRREKYGLALELALSVAYIALRHGNRVGALLPSGLLPPRGGKAQALLLAREALRPGPARPLGEALDLLGRVARRRSLLFLLSDFLDPFYPPLARLAARHDTVAVLVEDPLERELPGGGVLSFYDPETGEEVEVNALDPRVREAYRRRAEAHRQARMGEIRKAGADLLLASTEVDLVPLLLGFVERRRRWPSKAPRASS from the coding sequence ATGGAGACGCCCGAAGCCCTCTTGGCCCGCCTGGAGCTTAAGGTGGTGCGTCCCCTGGATGGGTTCCTCTTCGGGGACTACCGGGGGGTGTTCTACGGCAAGAGCCTGGAGCTGGCGGAAATCTCCCCCTTTAGCCCGGGAGATGAGGCGGAGCGCATCGACTGGCCGGCCACCGCCCGCACGGGGGAGGTCCACGTGCGCCGCTACCGGGAGGAGCGGGAACTCACCCTCTGGCTCCTCCTGGACGGAAGCCCCTCCATGCGCTTCGGCTCCAGGAGGCGGGAAAAGTACGGCCTGGCCCTGGAGCTGGCCCTCTCCGTGGCCTACATCGCCCTGCGCCACGGGAACCGGGTGGGGGCCCTCCTTCCCTCCGGCCTCCTTCCCCCAAGGGGGGGTAAGGCCCAGGCCCTCCTCCTGGCCCGGGAGGCCTTAAGGCCCGGGCCCGCCCGGCCCCTGGGGGAAGCCTTGGACCTCCTGGGCCGGGTGGCCCGGAGGCGGAGCCTCCTCTTCCTCCTTTCCGACTTCTTGGACCCCTTTTACCCGCCCCTGGCCCGCCTGGCCGCCCGGCACGACACGGTGGCGGTCCTGGTAGAAGACCCCCTGGAGCGGGAACTCCCCGGGGGCGGGGTCCTGAGCTTCTACGACCCGGAAACCGGGGAGGAGGTGGAGGTGAACGCCCTGGACCCCCGGGTGCGGGAAGCCTACCGCCGGCGGGCCGAGGCCCACCGGCAGGCCCGCATGGGGGAGATCCGCAAGGCAGGGGCGGACCTTCTCCTGGCCTCCACGGAGGTGGACCTGGTCCCCCTGCTCCTCGGCTTCGTGGAAAGGAGGCGGAGATGGCCTTCCAAAGCCCCACGGGCCTCCTCCTAG